The following coding sequences lie in one Arachis stenosperma cultivar V10309 chromosome 5, arast.V10309.gnm1.PFL2, whole genome shotgun sequence genomic window:
- the LOC130981688 gene encoding uncharacterized protein LOC130981688 isoform X2 produces MHGAVQSGGRSPKALNGPTTTQSLKSGSDSVQNNSSLGAQVKGKKRERGEQGSDPYKRERLFKADDGDSVQGRPESMLKSEIAKITDKGGLVDFEGVERLVQLMQPDNGDKRIDLAGRIMLVDVIAATDRYDCLGWFVQLRGLPVLDEWLQEVHKGKISDSSNHKESDKSVEEFLLALLRALDKLPVNLHALQTCNVGKSVNHLRTHKNSEIQRKARGLVDTWKKRVEVEMNMTDSKSGSTRPVSWQVKPAASEVSHVGNKKTGGPENATKGSAIQPSVSKPLLAKHASVEALSKSSSAPGSIKSMTTSVSSTSKDQNVKVVVGAAASDQPLTPIKEERSSSSSQSQNNSFSCSSEHAKTGGSCREDSRSSTAVSMSVSKMPGGASRTRKSSNGIHGAGVALAQKEPTSAKSSTRNSPSEKVSPTRVSHEKSPDQPTDQGSNNQRLILRLPNTVRSPSRGANGSSSEEPAIPCGKASPPSDKNESQDRKVKAKNDGLHTIASSNVITEACATSCEDRNGSPLGDERGRVNEDGDKVAETSKQTNSPSGFISRSGQTYDASLSPMNALVESCVKFSEASASVSPGDDGMNLLATVAAGEISRSENISPPASPEGKSSAADESSSANVSKLKHPAETAAHTVAQSDAVASGEPQFSAVESLQFKNDSGHPVTTMLRDSSVDEAISSTCKEKSGDNRAQINCSAADLSQNAEAVCPRLETAEDTPETLLPYKKETQDQSLEQREFGSHWAKSSGSDSQPMKVDHLGETILENGKMLVSKETVATVKIEKEVGEKLPELSSDDKKIGVEQVMVTGMSSQKSSPVTEKSESPDFKKEDVAPPSASGNSLPASRDEQASEMKLAAAELDEKRKDRDSAVSAEANGCDEDNSGRKEVLRQCSMSSNRPELSKVPGKENEASKTSECNPDGNDSHVAGEHACSINPSVTVSGSDAAVRLDFDLNEGFPVDDVSQGDIVRQEEHVASSVVRNPSALPFPISSISGGFHATITVASAAKRPLIPPENPLRSKGELGWKGSAATSAFRPAEPRKNAETSSTSDIPSVDSTALKQCRAPLDFDLNVADERSFEDVASHGSLESAPPDRTTMGLDLDLNRVDETPDAVSFSLSKLDVPALPSKSSLSGGLSNGGSVSRDFDLNNGPGLDEVGTEVPARSQQMKNSAPFPSAIHGTRANTAELGNYSSWFPPGNSYSAITVPAHLSGRGEQSYVAAAAAQRLMATSGSSSFGPELYRGPVLSSSPAVAYPPTAPFPYPGGFPFETSFPLSSNSFSVGSAAFMDSSTVSGLCFPTIPSQPVGPGGVVSSAYARPYVMSLPGGTSNVIPDNRKWGSQSLDLNSGPGGTDTDRREDRLPSGLRQVPAPNPNSQSLMEEHMKMFQVAGVLKRKEPDGGWDGADRFSYKQPSWQ; encoded by the coding sequence ATGCATGGGGCAGTGCAGTCAGGAGGCCGTTCGCCAAAAGCTTTGAATGGTCCGACGACAACACAATCATTGAAATCTGGTTCTGATAGTGTTCAAAATAATTCTTCCCTTGGTGCACAGGTTAAgggaaaaaagagagaaaggggTGAGCAGGGATCTGATCCATACAAAAGAGAGCGGTTATTTAAAGCAGATGATGGGGATTCTGTACAGGGTAGACCTGAGAGCATGTTGAAGTCTGAGATTGCTAAAATTACTGACAAAGGTGGGCTTGTAGACTTTGAAGGAGTTGAAAGACTTGTACAGCTCATGCAACCAGACAATGGTGATAAAAGAATAGATTTGGCTGGGCGAATTATGCTTGTTGATGTTATAGCAGCTACAGACCGTTATGACTGTCTTGGTTGGTTTGTACAGCTTAGGGGTTTGCCTGTGTTGGACGAATGGCTCCAGGAGGTCCACAAAGGGAAAATTAGTGACAGTAGTAACCATAAAGAAAGTGACAAATCTGTGGAGGAATTTTTGTTAGCGTTGCTTCGTGCATTGGATAAGCTTCCTGTTAACCTTCATGCATTGCAAACATGCAATGTTGGGAAATCTGTCAATCATTTACGCACACACAAAAATTCTGAAATTCAGAGGAAAGCTAGGGGTTTAGTAGACACGTGGAAGAAACGTGTTGAGGTTGAAATGAATATGACTGATTCAAAATCTGGTTCTACCCGTCCTGTGTCATGGCAAGTAAAGCCAGCAGCTTCTGAGGTCTCTCATGTTGGAAATAAGAAAACTGGAGGACCGGAGAATGCTACAAAGGGATCTGCAATTCAACCTTCGGTATCTAAACCTTTGTTGGCTAAGCATGCTTCTGTGGAGGCCCTGTCCAAGTCCTCTTCAGCTCCTGGTTCAATTAAATCGATGACTACTTCAGTAAGCAGTACCTCTAAAGATCAAAATGTTAAGGTGGTAGTTGGCGCTGCAGCATCAGATCAACCGTTGACACCTATCAAGGAGGAAAGGAGCAGCAGTTCTAGTCAATCTCAGAACAACAGCTTTTCTTGTTCTAGTGAACATGCAAAAACTGGTGGGTCTTGCCGGGAAGATTCAAGGAGCTCCACTGCAGTGTCAATGAGtgtgagcaaaatgcccggtGGTGCATCTCGAACCCGGAAGTCCAGCAATGGTATACATGGTGCTGGTGTCGCTCTTGCTCAGAAGGAGCCCACTTCTGCAAAAAGTTCCACTAGAAATTCCCCTTCTGAAAAAGTTTCACCAACTCGAGTATCCCATGAAAAGTCTCCTGATCAGCCAACCGATCAAGGGAGTAATAATCAGCGTCTGATCCTTAGGCTGCCAAATACTGTTCGCAGTCCTTCACGAGGTGCTAATGGTAGCTCTTCTGAAGAACCTGCTATTCCTTGTGGGAAAGCTTCTCCTCCTTCTGACAAGAATGAGTCTCAGGATAGAAAAGTGAAGGCTAAGAATGATGGTTTGCATACCATTGCTTCATCAAATGTGATAACTGAGGCATGTGCTACAAGTTGTGAGGATCGTAACGGTTCTCCTTTGGGTGATGAACGGGGAAGGGTTAATGAAGATGGTGATAAAGTAGCAGAAACATCAAAACAAACTAATTCCCCTTCAGGTTTTATTTCCAGATCTGGGCAGACTTATGATGCATCTTTAAGCCCTATGAATGCATTAGTTGAAAGTTGTGTGAAATTTTCTGAAGCAAGTGCCTCTGTTTCGCCTGGAGATGATGGGATGAACTTACTTGCTACTGTTGCTGCAGGGGAAATATCCAGATctgaaaatatctcacctccaGCTTCACCTGAGGGGAAGTCATCTGCGGCAGATGAATCTAGTTCAGCCAATGTTTCCAAGCTAAAACATCCGGCTGAAACAGCTGCTCATACTGTTGCACAATCTGATGCAGTAGCTTCAGGAGAGCCTCAGTTTAGTGCTGTTGAGTCATTGCAATTTAAAAATGATTCAGGGCACCCTGTGACAACAATGTTGCGTGATTCTTCTGTAGACGAAGCTATTTCATCTACTTGTAAAGAGAAATCTGGTGATAACAGAGCTCAAATAAATTGTTCAGCTGCAGATTTGTCACAAAATGCCGAAGCTGTATGCCCACGGTTGGAAACGGCTGAGGATACTCCTGAAACCTTGTTACCATATAAAAAGGAGACTCAGGACCAATCACTCGAGCAGAGGGAATTTGGAAGTCACTGGGCTAAAAGTAGCGGTTCAGACTCTCAACCGATGAAGGTTGACCACTTGGGTGAGACAATCCTGGAGAATGGTAAAATGTTAGTTTCGAAAGAGACTGTTGCAACTGTAAAGATTGAAAAGGAGGTAGGTGAAAAATTACCGGAGCTATCTTCAGATGATAAGAAGATTGGTGTGGAGCAAGTGATGGTTACTGGTATGTCATCTCAAAAGTCATCTCCAGTTACAGAAAAATCTGAGTCTCCAGATTTTAAAAAGGAGGATGTGGCTCCACCCTCTGCTTCAGGTAATTCTTTGCCAGCATCCAGGGATGAACAAGCAAGTGAGATGAAGTTGGCTGCCGCTGAACTTGATGAAAAAAGGAAGGATCGAGACTCAGCAGTTTCAGCTGAAGCTAATGGATGCGATGAAGATAATTCTGGCAGGAAAGAGGTTCTTCGACAATGCTCTATGTCTTCAAATCGCCCAGAGTTGTCTAAAGTTCCTGGGAAAGAAAATGAAGCATCCAAAACCTCAGAGTGTAACCCAGATGGGAATGATTCTCATGTTGCAGGAGAGCATGCCTGCAGTATTAATCCATCTGTAACTGTTTCTGGGTCTGATGCAGCCGTAAGATTGGACTTTGATTTAAATGAGGGTTTCCCTGTTGATGATGTGAGCCAAGGGGACATTGTTAGACAGGAAGAACATGTCGCATCATCTGTGGTTCGAAATCCTTCTGCATTGCCTTTCCCCATTTCGTCCATCTCTGGGGGATTCCATGCAACAATTACTGTGGCATCTGCTGCCAAGAGACCATTAATTCCGCCGGAAAACCCATTGCGCAGTAAGGGTGAACTTGGATGGAAAGGCTCTGCTGCTACAAGTGCCTTCCGGCCAGCTGAGCCTAGGAAAAACGCAGAGACATCATCAACTAGTGATATTCCTTCTGTTGATTCCACTGCTTTGAAACAATGCCGTGCTCCTTTAGATTTTGATTTGAATGTTGCTGATGAAAGAAGTTTTGAGGATGTAGCCTCCCATGGTTCTTTAGAATCTGCTCCACCTGATCGCACCACTATGGGACTTGATCTTGATTTGAACAGAGTTGATGAGACTCCTGATGCTGTTTCTTTCTCTCTGAGTAAACTGGATGTTCCTGCTTTGCCAAGTAAGTCTTCACTGTCTGGTGGGTTATCCAATGGCGGAAGTGTGTCAAGAGACTTTGATTTGAATAATGGACCAGGCCTTGATGAAGTTGGCACAGAGGTCCCAGCTCGAAGTCAGCAGATGAAAAATAGTGCACCATTTCCATCTGCTATCCATGGTACGAGAGCCAACACTGCTGAATTGGGGAATTATTCGTCATGGTTTCCTCCAGGCAATTCATATTCAGCAATTACTGTCCCTGCGCATCTTTCTGGTAGAGGTGAACAGAGTTATGTTGCAGCTGCTGCGGCACAGCGGCTCATGGCTACTTCTGGTAGCAGTTCCTTTGGTCCTGAGCTGTACAGGGGGCCTGTGCTTTCATCCTCTCCTGCTGTTGCTTACCCACCTACTGCACCCTTTCCGTATCCAGGGGGATTTCCATTCGAGACCAgttttccattatcttcaaactCCTTTTCTGTTGGTTCAGCAGCATTTATGGATTCATCAACTGTTAGTGGACTCTGCTTTCCTACCATACCGTCACAGCCAGTTGGACCTGGCGGTGTTGTCTCCTCAGCTTATGCTCGTCCCTATGTCATGAGTCTTCCAGGTGGTACAAGTAATGTGATTCCTGACAACCGCAAATGGGGAAGTCAAAGTCTCGATCTTAATTCAGGCCCTGGTGGCACGGATACAGACCGAAGAGAGGATAGATTGCCTTCTGGGTTGAGGCAAGTGCCCGCTCCCAATCCCAATTCACAATCCTTGATGGAGGAACATATGAAGATGTTTCAGGTGGCAGGTGTGTTGAAGAGGAAAGAACCTGATGGTGGTTGGGATGGAGCTGATAGATTTAGCTACAAACAGCCCTCATGGCAGTAG
- the LOC130981688 gene encoding uncharacterized protein LOC130981688 isoform X1, with product MHGSGPEEWKHSRHMWPVPSNATAVAPDSSPSEYICKDGRKIRVGDCALFKPPQDSPPFIGIIRKLIVNKEESPTLEVNWLYRHADVNLAKGILEAAPNEVFYSYHKDEISAASLLHPCKVAFLRKGVELPSGISAFVCRRVYDIENNCLWWLTDKDYINAVQEEVDQLLDKTKLEMHGAVQSGGRSPKALNGPTTTQSLKSGSDSVQNNSSLGAQVKGKKRERGEQGSDPYKRERLFKADDGDSVQGRPESMLKSEIAKITDKGGLVDFEGVERLVQLMQPDNGDKRIDLAGRIMLVDVIAATDRYDCLGWFVQLRGLPVLDEWLQEVHKGKISDSSNHKESDKSVEEFLLALLRALDKLPVNLHALQTCNVGKSVNHLRTHKNSEIQRKARGLVDTWKKRVEVEMNMTDSKSGSTRPVSWQVKPAASEVSHVGNKKTGGPENATKGSAIQPSVSKPLLAKHASVEALSKSSSAPGSIKSMTTSVSSTSKDQNVKVVVGAAASDQPLTPIKEERSSSSSQSQNNSFSCSSEHAKTGGSCREDSRSSTAVSMSVSKMPGGASRTRKSSNGIHGAGVALAQKEPTSAKSSTRNSPSEKVSPTRVSHEKSPDQPTDQGSNNQRLILRLPNTVRSPSRGANGSSSEEPAIPCGKASPPSDKNESQDRKVKAKNDGLHTIASSNVITEACATSCEDRNGSPLGDERGRVNEDGDKVAETSKQTNSPSGFISRSGQTYDASLSPMNALVESCVKFSEASASVSPGDDGMNLLATVAAGEISRSENISPPASPEGKSSAADESSSANVSKLKHPAETAAHTVAQSDAVASGEPQFSAVESLQFKNDSGHPVTTMLRDSSVDEAISSTCKEKSGDNRAQINCSAADLSQNAEAVCPRLETAEDTPETLLPYKKETQDQSLEQREFGSHWAKSSGSDSQPMKVDHLGETILENGKMLVSKETVATVKIEKEVGEKLPELSSDDKKIGVEQVMVTGMSSQKSSPVTEKSESPDFKKEDVAPPSASGNSLPASRDEQASEMKLAAAELDEKRKDRDSAVSAEANGCDEDNSGRKEVLRQCSMSSNRPELSKVPGKENEASKTSECNPDGNDSHVAGEHACSINPSVTVSGSDAAVRLDFDLNEGFPVDDVSQGDIVRQEEHVASSVVRNPSALPFPISSISGGFHATITVASAAKRPLIPPENPLRSKGELGWKGSAATSAFRPAEPRKNAETSSTSDIPSVDSTALKQCRAPLDFDLNVADERSFEDVASHGSLESAPPDRTTMGLDLDLNRVDETPDAVSFSLSKLDVPALPSKSSLSGGLSNGGSVSRDFDLNNGPGLDEVGTEVPARSQQMKNSAPFPSAIHGTRANTAELGNYSSWFPPGNSYSAITVPAHLSGRGEQSYVAAAAAQRLMATSGSSSFGPELYRGPVLSSSPAVAYPPTAPFPYPGGFPFETSFPLSSNSFSVGSAAFMDSSTVSGLCFPTIPSQPVGPGGVVSSAYARPYVMSLPGGTSNVIPDNRKWGSQSLDLNSGPGGTDTDRREDRLPSGLRQVPAPNPNSQSLMEEHMKMFQVAGVLKRKEPDGGWDGADRFSYKQPSWQ from the exons ATGCATGGGTCCGGTCCTGAGGAGTGGAAACACAGCCGGCACATGTGGCCTGTACCTTCCAACGCCACCGCTGTAGCCCCCGATTCTTCACCGTCTGAATATATATGCaaa GATGGACGCAAGATTCGTGTTGGTGATTGTGCACTTTTCAAGCCACCCCAGGATTCCCCACCTTTTATTGGAATAATTCGCAAGTTAATAGTTAATAAAGAAGAAAGTCCAACTTTAGAAGTGAATTGGCTTTATCGACATGCTGATGTGAATCTTGCCAAGGGCATATTGGAAGCTGCCCCAAACGAAGTCTTCTACTCCTATCACAAGGATGAAATATCTGCTGCATCATTACTCCATCCGTGTAAAGTCGCGTTCCTTCGTAAAGGTGTTGAACTTCCTTCAGGGATATCTGCTTTTGTCTGCAGGCGAGTGTATGACATTGAGAACAACTGTTTATGGTGGCTAACTGATAAAGATTACATTAAT GCTGTTCAGGAAGAAGTTGACCAGTTATTAGATAAGACAAAATTAGAAATGCATGGGGCAGTGCAGTCAGGAGGCCGTTCGCCAAAAGCTTTGAATGGTCCGACGACAACACAATCATTGAAATCTGGTTCTGATAGTGTTCAAAATAATTCTTCCCTTGGTGCACAGGTTAAgggaaaaaagagagaaaggggTGAGCAGGGATCTGATCCATACAAAAGAGAGCGGTTATTTAAAGCAGATGATGGGGATTCTGTACAGGGTAGACCTGAGAGCATGTTGAAGTCTGAGATTGCTAAAATTACTGACAAAGGTGGGCTTGTAGACTTTGAAGGAGTTGAAAGACTTGTACAGCTCATGCAACCAGACAATGGTGATAAAAGAATAGATTTGGCTGGGCGAATTATGCTTGTTGATGTTATAGCAGCTACAGACCGTTATGACTGTCTTGGTTGGTTTGTACAGCTTAGGGGTTTGCCTGTGTTGGACGAATGGCTCCAGGAGGTCCACAAAGGGAAAATTAGTGACAGTAGTAACCATAAAGAAAGTGACAAATCTGTGGAGGAATTTTTGTTAGCGTTGCTTCGTGCATTGGATAAGCTTCCTGTTAACCTTCATGCATTGCAAACATGCAATGTTGGGAAATCTGTCAATCATTTACGCACACACAAAAATTCTGAAATTCAGAGGAAAGCTAGGGGTTTAGTAGACACGTGGAAGAAACGTGTTGAGGTTGAAATGAATATGACTGATTCAAAATCTGGTTCTACCCGTCCTGTGTCATGGCAAGTAAAGCCAGCAGCTTCTGAGGTCTCTCATGTTGGAAATAAGAAAACTGGAGGACCGGAGAATGCTACAAAGGGATCTGCAATTCAACCTTCGGTATCTAAACCTTTGTTGGCTAAGCATGCTTCTGTGGAGGCCCTGTCCAAGTCCTCTTCAGCTCCTGGTTCAATTAAATCGATGACTACTTCAGTAAGCAGTACCTCTAAAGATCAAAATGTTAAGGTGGTAGTTGGCGCTGCAGCATCAGATCAACCGTTGACACCTATCAAGGAGGAAAGGAGCAGCAGTTCTAGTCAATCTCAGAACAACAGCTTTTCTTGTTCTAGTGAACATGCAAAAACTGGTGGGTCTTGCCGGGAAGATTCAAGGAGCTCCACTGCAGTGTCAATGAGtgtgagcaaaatgcccggtGGTGCATCTCGAACCCGGAAGTCCAGCAATGGTATACATGGTGCTGGTGTCGCTCTTGCTCAGAAGGAGCCCACTTCTGCAAAAAGTTCCACTAGAAATTCCCCTTCTGAAAAAGTTTCACCAACTCGAGTATCCCATGAAAAGTCTCCTGATCAGCCAACCGATCAAGGGAGTAATAATCAGCGTCTGATCCTTAGGCTGCCAAATACTGTTCGCAGTCCTTCACGAGGTGCTAATGGTAGCTCTTCTGAAGAACCTGCTATTCCTTGTGGGAAAGCTTCTCCTCCTTCTGACAAGAATGAGTCTCAGGATAGAAAAGTGAAGGCTAAGAATGATGGTTTGCATACCATTGCTTCATCAAATGTGATAACTGAGGCATGTGCTACAAGTTGTGAGGATCGTAACGGTTCTCCTTTGGGTGATGAACGGGGAAGGGTTAATGAAGATGGTGATAAAGTAGCAGAAACATCAAAACAAACTAATTCCCCTTCAGGTTTTATTTCCAGATCTGGGCAGACTTATGATGCATCTTTAAGCCCTATGAATGCATTAGTTGAAAGTTGTGTGAAATTTTCTGAAGCAAGTGCCTCTGTTTCGCCTGGAGATGATGGGATGAACTTACTTGCTACTGTTGCTGCAGGGGAAATATCCAGATctgaaaatatctcacctccaGCTTCACCTGAGGGGAAGTCATCTGCGGCAGATGAATCTAGTTCAGCCAATGTTTCCAAGCTAAAACATCCGGCTGAAACAGCTGCTCATACTGTTGCACAATCTGATGCAGTAGCTTCAGGAGAGCCTCAGTTTAGTGCTGTTGAGTCATTGCAATTTAAAAATGATTCAGGGCACCCTGTGACAACAATGTTGCGTGATTCTTCTGTAGACGAAGCTATTTCATCTACTTGTAAAGAGAAATCTGGTGATAACAGAGCTCAAATAAATTGTTCAGCTGCAGATTTGTCACAAAATGCCGAAGCTGTATGCCCACGGTTGGAAACGGCTGAGGATACTCCTGAAACCTTGTTACCATATAAAAAGGAGACTCAGGACCAATCACTCGAGCAGAGGGAATTTGGAAGTCACTGGGCTAAAAGTAGCGGTTCAGACTCTCAACCGATGAAGGTTGACCACTTGGGTGAGACAATCCTGGAGAATGGTAAAATGTTAGTTTCGAAAGAGACTGTTGCAACTGTAAAGATTGAAAAGGAGGTAGGTGAAAAATTACCGGAGCTATCTTCAGATGATAAGAAGATTGGTGTGGAGCAAGTGATGGTTACTGGTATGTCATCTCAAAAGTCATCTCCAGTTACAGAAAAATCTGAGTCTCCAGATTTTAAAAAGGAGGATGTGGCTCCACCCTCTGCTTCAGGTAATTCTTTGCCAGCATCCAGGGATGAACAAGCAAGTGAGATGAAGTTGGCTGCCGCTGAACTTGATGAAAAAAGGAAGGATCGAGACTCAGCAGTTTCAGCTGAAGCTAATGGATGCGATGAAGATAATTCTGGCAGGAAAGAGGTTCTTCGACAATGCTCTATGTCTTCAAATCGCCCAGAGTTGTCTAAAGTTCCTGGGAAAGAAAATGAAGCATCCAAAACCTCAGAGTGTAACCCAGATGGGAATGATTCTCATGTTGCAGGAGAGCATGCCTGCAGTATTAATCCATCTGTAACTGTTTCTGGGTCTGATGCAGCCGTAAGATTGGACTTTGATTTAAATGAGGGTTTCCCTGTTGATGATGTGAGCCAAGGGGACATTGTTAGACAGGAAGAACATGTCGCATCATCTGTGGTTCGAAATCCTTCTGCATTGCCTTTCCCCATTTCGTCCATCTCTGGGGGATTCCATGCAACAATTACTGTGGCATCTGCTGCCAAGAGACCATTAATTCCGCCGGAAAACCCATTGCGCAGTAAGGGTGAACTTGGATGGAAAGGCTCTGCTGCTACAAGTGCCTTCCGGCCAGCTGAGCCTAGGAAAAACGCAGAGACATCATCAACTAGTGATATTCCTTCTGTTGATTCCACTGCTTTGAAACAATGCCGTGCTCCTTTAGATTTTGATTTGAATGTTGCTGATGAAAGAAGTTTTGAGGATGTAGCCTCCCATGGTTCTTTAGAATCTGCTCCACCTGATCGCACCACTATGGGACTTGATCTTGATTTGAACAGAGTTGATGAGACTCCTGATGCTGTTTCTTTCTCTCTGAGTAAACTGGATGTTCCTGCTTTGCCAAGTAAGTCTTCACTGTCTGGTGGGTTATCCAATGGCGGAAGTGTGTCAAGAGACTTTGATTTGAATAATGGACCAGGCCTTGATGAAGTTGGCACAGAGGTCCCAGCTCGAAGTCAGCAGATGAAAAATAGTGCACCATTTCCATCTGCTATCCATGGTACGAGAGCCAACACTGCTGAATTGGGGAATTATTCGTCATGGTTTCCTCCAGGCAATTCATATTCAGCAATTACTGTCCCTGCGCATCTTTCTGGTAGAGGTGAACAGAGTTATGTTGCAGCTGCTGCGGCACAGCGGCTCATGGCTACTTCTGGTAGCAGTTCCTTTGGTCCTGAGCTGTACAGGGGGCCTGTGCTTTCATCCTCTCCTGCTGTTGCTTACCCACCTACTGCACCCTTTCCGTATCCAGGGGGATTTCCATTCGAGACCAgttttccattatcttcaaactCCTTTTCTGTTGGTTCAGCAGCATTTATGGATTCATCAACTGTTAGTGGACTCTGCTTTCCTACCATACCGTCACAGCCAGTTGGACCTGGCGGTGTTGTCTCCTCAGCTTATGCTCGTCCCTATGTCATGAGTCTTCCAGGTGGTACAAGTAATGTGATTCCTGACAACCGCAAATGGGGAAGTCAAAGTCTCGATCTTAATTCAGGCCCTGGTGGCACGGATACAGACCGAAGAGAGGATAGATTGCCTTCTGGGTTGAGGCAAGTGCCCGCTCCCAATCCCAATTCACAATCCTTGATGGAGGAACATATGAAGATGTTTCAGGTGGCAGGTGTGTTGAAGAGGAAAGAACCTGATGGTGGTTGGGATGGAGCTGATAGATTTAGCTACAAACAGCCCTCATGGCAGTAG